From a region of the Pongo abelii isolate AG06213 chromosome 9, NHGRI_mPonAbe1-v2.0_pri, whole genome shotgun sequence genome:
- the COMMD9 gene encoding COMM domain-containing protein 9 isoform X1, translating to MAALTAEHFAALQSLLKASSKDVVRQLCQESFSSSALGSKKLLDITCSSLSVTQEEAEELLQALHRLTRLVAFRDLSSAEAILALFPENFHQNLKNLLTKIILEHVSTWRTEAQANQISLPRLVDLDWRVDIKTSSDSISRMAVPTCLLQMKIQEDPSLCGDKPSISAVTVELSKETLDTMLDGLGRIRDQLSAVASK from the exons ATGGCTGCCCTGACAGCGGAGCATTTTGCAGCACTCCAGAGCCTGCTCAAG GCCTCCTCAAAAGATGTTGTCAGACAGCTGTGTCAAGAAAGCTTTTCCAGTTCAGCCCTTGGCTCGAAAAAACTCTTGGATATTACATGTTCCAGCTTGTCTGTGacccaggaggaggcagaggaa CTGCTCCAGGCTCTGCACCGCCTCACTAGGCTGGTGGCATTCCGTGACCTGTCCTCTGCCGAGGCGATTCTGGCTCTCTTTCCCGAAAATTTCCACCAAAACCTCAAAAACCTGCTGACAAAGATCATCCTAGAACATGT GTCTACTTGGAGAACCGAAGCCCAGGCAAATCAGA TCTCTCTGCCACGCCTGGTCGATCTGGACTGGAGAGTGGATATCAAAACCTCCTCAGACAGCATCAGCCGCATGGCCGTCCCCACCTGCCTGCTCCAGATGAAG ATCCAAGAAGATCCCAGCCTATGTGGAGACAAACCCTCCATCTCAGCTGTCACCGTGGAGCTGAGCAAAGAAACACTGGACACCATGTTAGATGGCCTGGGCCGCATCCGAGACCAACTCTCTGCCGTGGCCAGTAAATGA
- the COMMD9 gene encoding COMM domain-containing protein 9 isoform X2, producing the protein MAALTAEHFAALQSLLKASSKDVVRQLCQESFSSSALGSKKLLDITCSSLSVTQEEAEELLQALHRLTRLVAFRDLSSAEAILALFPENFHQNLKNLLTKIILEHVLSATPGRSGLESGYQNLLRQHQPHGRPHLPAPDEDPRRSQPMWRQTLHLSCHRGAEQRNTGHHVRWPGPHPRPTLCRGQ; encoded by the exons ATGGCTGCCCTGACAGCGGAGCATTTTGCAGCACTCCAGAGCCTGCTCAAG GCCTCCTCAAAAGATGTTGTCAGACAGCTGTGTCAAGAAAGCTTTTCCAGTTCAGCCCTTGGCTCGAAAAAACTCTTGGATATTACATGTTCCAGCTTGTCTGTGacccaggaggaggcagaggaa CTGCTCCAGGCTCTGCACCGCCTCACTAGGCTGGTGGCATTCCGTGACCTGTCCTCTGCCGAGGCGATTCTGGCTCTCTTTCCCGAAAATTTCCACCAAAACCTCAAAAACCTGCTGACAAAGATCATCCTAGAACATGT TCTCTCTGCCACGCCTGGTCGATCTGGACTGGAGAGTGGATATCAAAACCTCCTCAGACAGCATCAGCCGCATGGCCGTCCCCACCTGCCTGCTCCAGATGAAG ATCCAAGAAGATCCCAGCCTATGTGGAGACAAACCCTCCATCTCAGCTGTCACCGTGGAGCTGAGCAAAGAAACACTGGACACCATGTTAGATGGCCTGGGCCGCATCCGAGACCAACTCTCTGCCGTGGCCAGTAA